Within the Bacteroidales bacterium genome, the region CAAATAGATTAGAAAGGCTCAAAGGAAAGGGAAAAGACATTTACAGCATCCGGATTAATGACCAATGGTGAATAATTTTTAAATGGGAAAGCAATCATGCCCATGAGGTCGAGATTACTGATTATCACAAATGAAATCCATAGAAAATGATTAGATTACCCAATATCCACCCAGGAGAAATTTTAGTTGAGGAATTCCTTAGGCCAATGGATATTAGTGCCTATAGATTGGCCAAGGAAGTAGGCATATCCCAAACGAGAATTTCTCAAATAATTAAAGGTAAGCGCCGTGCCACTGCTGATACAGCTTCAAGGTTAAGTGCTTTCTTTGGTAATACTCCAAAATTTTGGCCTGGTCTTTGGAATGACTATGGCCTCGAAGAAGAATCCCACCACAATAATGATACCCTGAAAATAATCAGGGACATTCGTACCCCAAAGACAGAAAAATAAACCAACCACAAGGTACACCATGCGGTCAGGATTCAAGTATCTTGAGTGGGCGAATTCAGTCTAATTTTTCACCAGGGGGTAGGTTCACCCTTCTTTCCTCCCGCACGGCGCATATAGTTAATCGTTAGGCATAAATCAACATATCAGTGTAACCGATAAACGACTGTTGCCACCATCAAAGCTGCAGAAATGAAGGAAAATTATAAAAATCAGTTTTCTATCTAAATAAACATAAAAACCATTTTCTGACATTAGTTGGATTTTGATGCGATAAACGATATAAAATTTAGAATTTTTAACTACTCAAGGCCATTTTACTGGACTTTAATAATATCTTTGTTCATTTAGAACTTGAAAATTATTAATCTTACTTTATTGATTATTGAGCACAACTAAAATGAAGTTAATTATGAAAAAATACAAGCTGTTCGTTGGAATAACACTAAGTTTTTTTGCTTTGGGTACAACTTCGGTATTTGCACAAGGAGGTGATCAAATGTTAGACGGAATTGGAGAGACAGGATTAATTGCCCGCTATACCTTGAAAGAGGATGTAAAGGACTGGTCCCGTAACAACCTGCATGGCAGCGTGCAAGGCTCTGATTTCAGGTTTGTAGAAGACCCCCAGTTCGGTCATGTCATTTCTTTACCCGAAGATGGTGAAGCATTTATTTCAATCCCGGGCGAATCAGTGACAGGAGAAGAATCACTGAGTATCACCGGATGGATTTACCTGCGTTCTGCGAAAAGCGGGCAGCTGTTTTTCGATTGTGGAAAAAACAGCCAGTCGCATTTCTTTGCTGCTCCAGCAGGTACTCAGGATAAAAAGGGGTATCAGGCTCAAATCCTGACTGAATCTGATGCCTATGTTGCCAGTTCACCAGCGGCGGCAGTTGATAAATGGAACCATTTGGCCGTTGTGATCGATGTTCCCTCCCAAACATTGAGCACATACCTGAATGGTGACCTTGTGGGCAAGACAGAGAACGTAGAGCTGGAACTGGAAGACCTCTTCGGGAACCATTCAGGAGAAAATGAACTCTATATAGGAAAGTCACTGGCTGTTGGTAATACGTATTTAGATGCCAAATTGCACGATTTCCGAATCTATAGAATTCCTCTAAGTGAAAGACAAATTGCCAGGATTCACGATAATGCTTTGAAAAAGGAAGAAGAGGTAGTCAGCACAAGAGATGAATCAGACCGGGATCTTCCAGCGTTTTCCGAAACATCTCCTCAGTTGTATAATGCATATCTCACCAGCGTTCCGGATATTCAAGTGGAGACCACAGTGGGGAATCTTCCCAGATTACCACGTTATGTACAGGGCGTTTACAGCAACAATATTGAAGGGCCGGATGTAAGGGTGCTCTGGCCGGCACCTGAAGATAATAGTCAGGTGCTTACCCCAGGCACATATACAGTAACAGGAAAGGTTGCCGGAACAGACATACAACCCAATGCGATTGTCACAGTTAAACAAGCTAAAGAGCCTGCTGCACCGGATCGCAGTCTGGAAGCTTTTAATTTGGATCAGGTTTTATTAAACACGGATATTCATAGTCGCAAAACAAAATTCATAGAGAACCGTGATAAATTTATAACAGGCCTTGTCAATACAAATCCTGACAATTTTCTTTATATGTTTCGCAATGCCTTTGGACAGGAACAGCCTGAAGGAGCTGAACCACTGGGGGTATGGGACAGTCAGGAAACGAAACTGCGCGGTCATGCTACAGGCCATTATCTTAGTGCTATAGCCCAGTCGTATGCGAGTACCGTTTATGATGCCTCGCTCCAGGCCAATTTTGCTGATAAGATGGAATATATGGTCAATACCCTGTATGAATTATCACAGATGTCCGGTCAACCCCAAACAGTCGGAAGCGAACATGTGTCAGACCCGACAGCTGTGCCACCTGGTCCGGATGCATCAGGCTATAATTCCGATTTGAGCAAAGAAGGTATCCGAACGGATTACTGGAACTGGGGCAAAGGCTTTATCAGTGCCTACCCGCCAGACCAGTTTATCATGCTGGAAAAGGGTGCCAGCTATGGAGGCGATGATACTCAAATCTGGGCACCCTACTATACCTTGCATAAAATTCTGGCCGGGCTGATGGATATTTATCAGGTCAGTGGCAATGAAAAGGCGCTGGAAATAGTAGAAGGGATGGGTGACTGGGTATATGCCCGTCTGAGCCAGCTGCCAACCGACACACTCCTAAGCATGTGGAACAGATATATTGCAGGAGAGTATGGGGGAATGAACGAAGCTATGGCAAGGCTGTATCGGCTGACCAACGAACCTCATTATCTGGAAGGTGCACAGTTATTTGATAACATTAAGGTGTTTTTTGGTGATGCGGATCATTCCCACGGACTGGCCAGGAATGTAGATCTGTTTCGTTCTTTACATGCCAACCAACATGTTCCCCAGATTAAGGGGGCACTGGAAACCTATCGCGTTTCTAAGGATCCGGAATATTATCATATAGCGGATAATTTCTGGAATAGGGCCACTCATGATTATATGTACAGCATCGGAGGAGTGGCCGGAGCACGTAACCCCAATAACGCGGAATGCTTCACAGCTGAACCGTCCACCCTTTATGAAAACGGCTTCGCCGCTGGTGGCCAGAATGAAACCTGTGCAACCTACAATCTGCTCAAATTAACCAGAAGCCTTTTTCTCTTTAATCAGCGTGCAGAGTTAATGGATTATTACGAGCGTGGACTTTACAATCACATTCTTGCTTCTGTTGCCGAGCACTCCCCTGCCAATACTTATCACGTGCCTTTGAGACCAGGTTCTATCAAACGGTTTGGTAACCCGGATATGACAGGTTTTACCTGTTGTAACGGTACGGCTCTGGAGAGCAGTACAAAACTTCAAAACACTATTTATTTCAAAAGTCCAGACAACCAGGCTTTGTATGTGAACCTGTATGTGCCTTCCACATTAAAATGGACGGAAAAGAATATAACTGTTACGCAAACAACAGCTTATCCAAAAGAAGACCACACCCGGCTAACCATTCAGGGCCATGGCAGGTTTGATCTGAATGTACGTGTGCCGCATTGGGCAACCAAAGGATTTTTTGTGAAGATCAATGGCCAGGAAGAAAAGGTTCAGGCTGAGCCAGGAAGTTATCTTACTTTAAGCCGTCAATGGAAAGACGGGGATACGGTTGAGTTGCGCATGCCGTTT harbors:
- a CDS encoding HigA family addiction module antidote protein, producing MIRLPNIHPGEILVEEFLRPMDISAYRLAKEVGISQTRISQIIKGKRRATADTASRLSAFFGNTPKFWPGLWNDYGLEEESHHNNDTLKIIRDIRTPKTEK
- a CDS encoding glycoside hydrolase family 127 protein; the encoded protein is MKKYKLFVGITLSFFALGTTSVFAQGGDQMLDGIGETGLIARYTLKEDVKDWSRNNLHGSVQGSDFRFVEDPQFGHVISLPEDGEAFISIPGESVTGEESLSITGWIYLRSAKSGQLFFDCGKNSQSHFFAAPAGTQDKKGYQAQILTESDAYVASSPAAAVDKWNHLAVVIDVPSQTLSTYLNGDLVGKTENVELELEDLFGNHSGENELYIGKSLAVGNTYLDAKLHDFRIYRIPLSERQIARIHDNALKKEEEVVSTRDESDRDLPAFSETSPQLYNAYLTSVPDIQVETTVGNLPRLPRYVQGVYSNNIEGPDVRVLWPAPEDNSQVLTPGTYTVTGKVAGTDIQPNAIVTVKQAKEPAAPDRSLEAFNLDQVLLNTDIHSRKTKFIENRDKFITGLVNTNPDNFLYMFRNAFGQEQPEGAEPLGVWDSQETKLRGHATGHYLSAIAQSYASTVYDASLQANFADKMEYMVNTLYELSQMSGQPQTVGSEHVSDPTAVPPGPDASGYNSDLSKEGIRTDYWNWGKGFISAYPPDQFIMLEKGASYGGDDTQIWAPYYTLHKILAGLMDIYQVSGNEKALEIVEGMGDWVYARLSQLPTDTLLSMWNRYIAGEYGGMNEAMARLYRLTNEPHYLEGAQLFDNIKVFFGDADHSHGLARNVDLFRSLHANQHVPQIKGALETYRVSKDPEYYHIADNFWNRATHDYMYSIGGVAGARNPNNAECFTAEPSTLYENGFAAGGQNETCATYNLLKLTRSLFLFNQRAELMDYYERGLYNHILASVAEHSPANTYHVPLRPGSIKRFGNPDMTGFTCCNGTALESSTKLQNTIYFKSPDNQALYVNLYVPSTLKWTEKNITVTQTTAYPKEDHTRLTIQGHGRFDLNVRVPHWATKGFFVKINGQEEKVQAEPGSYLTLSRQWKDGDTVELRMPFQFHLDPVMDQQNIASLFYGPVLLAAQESEPRTQWRKMTFDAEDISKSISGDPEQLRFTIDGVVFKPFYETYGRHSVYLDVTLK